The following coding sequences are from one uncultured Desulfobacter sp. window:
- the cas3f gene encoding type I-F CRISPR-associated helicase Cas3f has protein sequence MMVTFISQCEKKALARTRRVLDAFANRIGDNTWQTIITQEGLLAVKKLLRKTASKNTAVSCHWIRSRARSEFIWVVGNKHKFDREGRVPVNTTTVNIPYRDDLNDWHYLPLIQALACLAALLHDWGKACARFQDKLKKRYKGPMGDALRHELISCLLLKAFINSTQNPQTDQEWLTLLSKGKIDESVLLGTNLKDIEKPLKDLPPIAQLIAWLILTHHRMPLLHKNEIKKEWLNVSIDNINQLFEHIDQRWGYANEIAANTLGDCLHFPKGLISNSKLWLKPLKRWSGKLLDHQELVEKSMKDGDRSYRPILFYARLSLMLADHYYSSLSKKDSEPWDNTINMIANTQKDGTAKQALDQHLVGVYEQAKRNARYLPKFERDLPVTENTSALKRNSPVPKFKWQDKAAGKIKAWVNQQENQTHGFFTVNMASTGCGKTFANAKVMLALTKNNDSLRYILALGLRTLTLQTGDDYRQRIFQNSDGSDLGVIIGSKAIADLHENKENKKEKTVFEEGAESQESLMEDTSELFYDVDIPEDKLATVLPHEKSRKLLYAPILVCTIDHIISATETTRGGRYILPALRLMSSDLVIDEIDDFTGADAIAIGRLIHFAGMLGRKVMISSATIPPALAEGYFNCYQEGWQLFTKIRNANPGIGCAWIDEFSTAVSDIDTADRETANLQYAQAHQAFIKKRTGKLAKQPALRKAGIISCQAAIALQAASETTKQEAWFNIIIQDALIKHRNHHTIDPKTGLKVSFGVIRTANIQPCVSLAQFLLEYDCPEKTAIRTMPYHSQQVLLLRHEQEKHLDSVLKRKESKGEQPAAFQNKVIRGHLDAMADREQPPADVLFILVATPVEEVGRDHDFDWAVVEPSSYRSIVQMAGRVRRHRDQEVQTPNVGLLQYNWKTVRFGDKPEGGYFFHPGYESGKDLTPPKSAFFKTHDLNKLVNALYISKNLNAIPRIDDNAKHGTRLADLEHAVTAHWLKNYEAKGPESLQGYIGGHWYLTALPQALNRFRQSRASLHLFRCFDSTGKTYFTLKDERGEPVTGENTEDLVNQDETETWRITTIHLSSKVRQRLWLSRDYLQSLIREAEAREINYNQACLRFGEAVIPESGNQEVSQFSYNDQLGLFKNQEGLL, from the coding sequence ATGATGGTCACCTTTATTTCTCAATGTGAGAAAAAGGCACTGGCGAGAACTCGGCGTGTCCTGGACGCGTTTGCCAATCGCATTGGCGACAATACCTGGCAGACAATCATTACCCAGGAGGGATTGCTGGCCGTAAAAAAGCTGCTCAGAAAAACAGCTTCCAAAAACACAGCAGTTAGCTGCCACTGGATTCGCTCCCGTGCCAGAAGTGAATTTATCTGGGTGGTGGGAAACAAACACAAGTTTGACCGGGAAGGACGGGTTCCCGTGAATACCACCACCGTGAATATACCCTATAGAGATGACCTGAATGACTGGCACTATCTTCCGTTAATTCAAGCCCTGGCATGTCTGGCCGCGTTGCTGCATGACTGGGGCAAGGCCTGTGCCCGCTTCCAGGATAAATTGAAGAAGCGTTATAAAGGACCTATGGGAGATGCCTTACGGCATGAGTTGATCTCCTGTCTGCTATTGAAAGCGTTTATTAACTCCACTCAAAATCCCCAAACAGATCAAGAATGGTTGACCCTTCTTTCTAAAGGGAAAATTGACGAATCTGTTCTGTTGGGCACGAACTTGAAAGACATTGAAAAACCGCTTAAGGACCTCCCGCCCATTGCTCAGTTGATTGCGTGGTTGATACTGACACATCATCGAATGCCACTTCTGCATAAAAATGAGATTAAAAAGGAATGGTTGAATGTGTCGATCGACAACATCAATCAATTATTTGAACACATAGACCAAAGGTGGGGATACGCCAATGAAATTGCGGCAAATACGCTCGGTGATTGCCTGCACTTTCCCAAGGGGCTGATTTCAAATTCAAAACTGTGGCTAAAACCATTAAAGCGCTGGTCCGGTAAACTGCTCGATCATCAGGAACTGGTGGAAAAAAGCATGAAAGATGGAGACCGAAGCTATCGGCCGATTCTTTTTTATGCCCGCCTCAGTCTTATGCTGGCTGATCATTATTATTCATCCTTGAGCAAAAAAGACTCGGAGCCCTGGGACAATACAATTAACATGATCGCCAACACCCAGAAGGACGGTACAGCCAAACAGGCTTTAGATCAGCATCTGGTTGGTGTTTATGAGCAGGCCAAACGAAATGCCCGTTATCTGCCCAAATTTGAACGGGATCTGCCGGTGACGGAAAACACCTCTGCTCTGAAGCGAAATAGTCCTGTTCCCAAATTCAAATGGCAGGATAAGGCCGCCGGAAAAATCAAAGCCTGGGTGAATCAGCAAGAGAACCAGACGCATGGCTTTTTTACTGTGAACATGGCCAGTACCGGGTGCGGTAAAACCTTTGCCAATGCCAAGGTGATGCTTGCATTAACAAAAAACAACGACAGCTTGCGTTATATCCTGGCACTGGGTCTGCGGACATTGACGTTACAGACCGGAGACGACTATCGACAGCGTATTTTCCAGAACAGTGACGGCAGTGATCTGGGAGTAATTATCGGCTCCAAGGCCATCGCTGATCTGCATGAAAACAAGGAAAATAAAAAAGAAAAAACCGTTTTCGAAGAAGGCGCCGAATCACAGGAATCTCTGATGGAAGACACCAGTGAACTGTTTTATGATGTTGATATCCCGGAAGATAAACTTGCCACGGTTCTTCCACATGAAAAAAGCCGAAAACTTTTATATGCCCCGATTCTGGTATGCACCATTGACCATATCATCTCTGCAACGGAAACGACCCGGGGCGGCCGGTATATTTTGCCTGCCTTGCGCCTGATGTCTTCGGACCTTGTGATTGATGAAATAGATGATTTCACCGGGGCTGATGCCATTGCCATCGGCCGCCTGATTCATTTTGCCGGGATGCTTGGGCGAAAGGTGATGATATCATCGGCAACCATTCCGCCGGCCCTTGCAGAAGGGTATTTCAACTGTTACCAGGAAGGATGGCAGCTTTTTACGAAAATCAGAAATGCCAACCCTGGGATCGGTTGCGCCTGGATTGATGAGTTTTCAACGGCTGTGAGCGATATTGATACAGCCGACCGGGAAACCGCCAACCTGCAATATGCGCAGGCCCATCAGGCCTTTATCAAAAAACGAACCGGAAAACTGGCTAAACAACCAGCCTTGCGGAAAGCAGGCATTATTTCATGTCAAGCCGCTATTGCTTTACAAGCAGCAAGCGAAACAACTAAACAGGAGGCCTGGTTTAATATCATCATCCAGGATGCTTTAATAAAGCACCGCAACCACCACACCATAGATCCCAAAACCGGTCTGAAAGTATCATTTGGCGTTATCCGGACGGCCAATATTCAACCCTGCGTTTCATTGGCACAGTTTCTTCTGGAGTATGACTGCCCCGAAAAGACCGCCATACGGACCATGCCTTACCACAGTCAGCAGGTTTTGTTGCTGCGCCATGAGCAGGAGAAGCACCTGGATTCTGTTTTGAAACGCAAGGAGTCTAAAGGCGAACAACCCGCCGCATTTCAAAACAAGGTAATACGCGGACATCTGGACGCCATGGCTGACCGGGAACAACCTCCCGCGGATGTTCTTTTTATCCTTGTGGCAACACCGGTGGAGGAGGTCGGTCGAGACCATGATTTTGACTGGGCCGTTGTTGAGCCGTCATCGTACCGGTCCATCGTGCAGATGGCCGGGCGCGTCAGGCGCCACCGGGATCAAGAGGTTCAGACGCCCAATGTGGGATTGCTGCAATACAATTGGAAAACTGTGCGCTTTGGCGATAAACCTGAAGGCGGCTATTTTTTTCATCCAGGATATGAATCTGGAAAAGACCTCACTCCCCCAAAATCCGCTTTCTTTAAAACTCATGATCTTAATAAATTGGTTAACGCCCTATACATCTCCAAAAATTTAAACGCTATTCCCAGAATTGATGATAACGCCAAACATGGCACACGGCTGGCAGACCTTGAACATGCTGTTACGGCCCATTGGCTGAAAAATTATGAAGCGAAAGGCCCTGAAAGCCTGCAAGGCTATATCGGCGGGCATTGGTATCTCACCGCACTTCCCCAGGCCTTAAACCGTTTTCGGCAAAGCCGGGCCAGTCTTCACCTATTCCGCTGTTTTGATTCGACGGGAAAAACCTATTTTACACTCAAAGATGAACGAGGCGAACCTGTTACCGGTGAGAATACCGAAGATTTGGTAAATCAGGATGAAACGGAAACGTGGCGTATTACAACGATTCATTTATCGAGCAAAGTAAGGCAACGGTTGTGGTTAAGCCGTGACTACTTGCAGTCTTTGATTCGTGAAGCAGAGGCGCGAGAAATCAATTACAACCAGGCATGTCTTCGTTTTGGAGAAGCAGTGATCCCTGAATCTGGAAATCAAGAGGTTTCACAATTTTCATATAATGATCAATTGGGTTTGTTTAAAAATCAAGAGGGACTGTTATGA
- the cas1f gene encoding type I-F CRISPR-associated endonuclease Cas1f has translation MEQLTELKAILHSKRANIYYLEKCRVMQKDGRVLYLSEAGKANQYWNIPIANTTVILLGIGTSITQAAIRMLASAGVLVGFCGGGGTPLLMGNEVEWLTPQSEYRPTEYLQGWVGFWFDEHKRFEVARIFQHARINFLLTVWGKDRDLKAAGFSAADSSIETALNTFYTRMAKASTSSDLLLIEAELTKELYKYAAQKTKQDYFSRDRDAADKANAFLNHGNYLAYGLGATTLWVLGIPHGFAVMHGKTRRGALVFDVSDLIKDTLILPWAFICAQENASEQAFRQQCLQAFASHKALDFMFNQVKAAALKTDWGVIPS, from the coding sequence ATGGAGCAATTAACCGAGCTTAAAGCAATTCTACACTCAAAACGCGCCAACATTTATTATCTGGAAAAATGCCGTGTTATGCAAAAAGATGGACGCGTGCTTTATCTTTCTGAAGCCGGCAAGGCAAACCAGTATTGGAACATTCCCATTGCAAATACAACCGTGATTCTGCTGGGTATCGGCACATCTATTACACAGGCGGCCATTCGAATGCTGGCGTCTGCAGGCGTGTTGGTCGGTTTTTGCGGCGGAGGTGGAACGCCGCTGCTGATGGGAAATGAAGTGGAATGGCTGACACCGCAGAGTGAATACCGGCCCACTGAATATCTTCAAGGATGGGTGGGATTCTGGTTTGATGAACATAAACGGTTTGAGGTTGCCAGAATTTTTCAGCATGCACGGATTAACTTTTTGCTTACTGTATGGGGAAAAGATCGCGACTTAAAGGCTGCGGGATTTAGCGCAGCCGACTCTTCCATTGAGACTGCACTTAATACTTTTTATACCAGAATGGCAAAGGCATCCACCTCATCGGACCTGCTTTTAATTGAGGCGGAGTTAACCAAAGAGCTATATAAATACGCAGCTCAGAAAACAAAACAGGACTATTTCAGCCGGGATCGTGACGCAGCTGATAAAGCCAATGCCTTCTTGAACCATGGTAACTATCTTGCCTACGGCCTTGGTGCAACAACGTTGTGGGTTCTGGGTATTCCACATGGTTTTGCCGTCATGCACGGCAAAACAAGACGCGGGGCACTGGTCTTTGATGTCTCCGATCTTATCAAGGATACTTTGATACTGCCCTGGGCGTTTATCTGTGCCCAGGAGAATGCAAGTGAGCAAGCCTTCCGCCAGCAGTGCCTTCAGGCGTTTGCTTCCCATAAGGCGCTTGATTTCATGTTTAACCAGGTGAAAGCAGCAGCCCTGAAAACCGACTGGGGGGTAATCCCATCATGA
- a CDS encoding XRE family transcriptional regulator — protein sequence MLHDLKFIGENIRSFRQSRNWTLAQLASKIGIQEGPLGRIERGGNLPSATVIYNLARALEVPTDALFAPNPSQARAEATKTDTAHVTIEPDASVPPKALLGACRELMAAFHTLEDILGVQKHALLPLALPFEPDYAGMEQLAARIRTTMGTGDAVIFDYLELFENFGLRVLLFPFMKSADDWDGLSFFEPVHQNAFFFLNARKNPERQLFHLAVELGKILIFNQMKIKKDTLFPDTGATSEHRPINFRRAAKHFAATFLMPENAVRTTVGQLGISPGTWTWELILRIKHRFGISTEAFVYRLKELNLITEDSADTYIQKIKTHYTQTDFGEPDASRRILNANGRFWDLLVTAGRIKSAQQEIKKINTMVEALKLAKT from the coding sequence ATGCTTCATGACTTAAAATTTATCGGGGAGAATATCCGTTCTTTTCGACAGTCACGTAACTGGACCCTGGCGCAACTGGCCTCAAAAATTGGGATCCAGGAAGGCCCCCTGGGCCGCATTGAGCGCGGCGGCAACCTGCCGTCGGCCACGGTTATCTATAATCTGGCCCGGGCACTGGAGGTTCCCACCGACGCCCTGTTTGCCCCGAACCCATCCCAGGCCAGGGCCGAGGCCACAAAAACAGACACCGCCCATGTCACCATTGAACCGGATGCATCCGTTCCCCCCAAGGCATTGCTGGGTGCATGCCGGGAACTGATGGCCGCCTTTCACACCCTTGAAGACATCCTCGGTGTTCAAAAACACGCCCTGCTGCCGTTGGCCCTTCCCTTTGAACCGGACTACGCCGGTATGGAGCAGCTTGCAGCCCGGATCAGAACCACCATGGGCACCGGCGACGCCGTAATCTTTGACTACCTTGAACTCTTTGAAAATTTCGGATTACGGGTTCTTTTGTTCCCCTTTATGAAATCGGCAGATGATTGGGATGGACTTTCTTTTTTTGAACCCGTTCACCAGAACGCCTTTTTTTTCCTCAACGCCCGGAAAAATCCGGAAAGACAACTGTTCCATCTTGCCGTGGAATTGGGCAAGATCCTGATCTTCAATCAAATGAAAATCAAAAAAGACACGCTTTTTCCGGATACAGGTGCGACATCCGAGCACCGGCCCATCAATTTCAGGCGTGCCGCCAAACATTTTGCCGCCACATTTCTCATGCCTGAAAACGCAGTAAGAACCACAGTGGGGCAACTAGGCATCAGCCCCGGCACCTGGACCTGGGAACTTATTTTACGCATCAAACACAGGTTCGGTATTTCCACGGAAGCGTTTGTCTACCGGCTTAAAGAACTGAACCTGATCACCGAAGACTCAGCCGACACCTACATACAAAAAATAAAAACCCACTACACGCAAACCGATTTTGGCGAACCTGATGCTTCCCGGCGGATACTGAATGCCAATGGGCGCTTTTGGGATCTTTTGGTGACAGCAGGCCGAATCAAATCTGCTCAACAGGAGATAAAAAAGATTAACACTATGGTTGAGGCACTAAAGCTTGCAAAGACATAG
- a CDS encoding HipA domain-containing protein — MISRTEKEAFVWIWLPGETEPIVAGRLEADNGNIMFNYGKSYLERVNVGKPAIAIYEPELPLRTGLLPLLKGLTMPGCIRDAAPDAWGRRVIINKMLGLKGASTDTADLDELTYLLESGSDRIGALDFQQSPTEYVPRNVKNVSMEELIASAERVEQGFPLTPELDQALFHGSSIGGARPKALVEEGGKKYVAKFSSSTDLYSVVKAEYIAMRLAELAGLDVAPVALKTAANRDVLLIKRFDRATKAGKWTRKLMVSALTLFALDDMMARYASYETLSEIIRHRFTNPRPTLKEMFSRLVFNILCGNTDDHARNHAAFWDGSMLTLTPAYDICPQGRTGNEASQAMRIYGENNMSRLKSCLETAHNFLLTEEEARSIFHRQITAIEQHWDAVCKEAGLNEVDKKLLWRRQFLNPYSVEL; from the coding sequence ATGATTTCTAGAACAGAAAAAGAAGCCTTTGTTTGGATTTGGCTCCCCGGTGAAACCGAACCAATTGTGGCTGGACGTCTTGAAGCTGATAACGGCAATATCATGTTCAACTATGGCAAAAGCTACTTGGAGCGTGTCAATGTCGGCAAGCCTGCCATTGCAATTTACGAACCCGAATTGCCGCTGAGAACAGGATTGTTGCCTTTGCTCAAGGGATTGACGATGCCGGGCTGTATAAGGGATGCGGCACCTGATGCCTGGGGAAGACGTGTGATTATCAACAAAATGTTAGGGCTGAAAGGTGCGAGCACGGATACAGCCGATTTAGATGAATTGACATACCTGCTGGAGTCTGGTTCAGATCGAATTGGTGCGCTTGATTTTCAACAGTCCCCCACAGAATATGTGCCGCGTAATGTAAAAAATGTCAGCATGGAAGAGTTGATCGCATCTGCAGAAAGAGTCGAGCAAGGATTTCCACTCACTCCGGAGTTGGATCAGGCGCTTTTTCATGGTAGCTCCATAGGCGGCGCCCGTCCAAAAGCCCTGGTTGAAGAAGGCGGTAAAAAATATGTGGCCAAGTTTTCGTCCAGCACCGATTTGTACAGCGTGGTGAAAGCTGAGTACATTGCCATGCGGTTAGCTGAATTGGCGGGATTGGATGTCGCACCCGTAGCATTGAAAACGGCAGCAAACAGGGACGTCCTTCTGATTAAGCGCTTTGATCGTGCAACAAAAGCTGGCAAGTGGACTCGCAAGTTGATGGTTTCGGCCCTGACACTGTTTGCTTTGGATGACATGATGGCGCGTTACGCCAGCTATGAAACCCTATCTGAAATTATCCGCCACCGTTTTACCAATCCAAGACCGACACTCAAAGAGATGTTCTCCCGGCTTGTCTTTAATATTCTATGCGGAAACACCGACGATCACGCACGAAACCATGCAGCCTTCTGGGATGGCTCTATGCTGACATTGACACCTGCTTATGATATTTGCCCACAAGGCCGCACAGGCAATGAGGCTTCACAAGCAATGCGCATATATGGTGAGAACAATATGAGCAGGCTCAAGTCATGCTTAGAGACCGCGCACAATTTCCTCCTAACTGAAGAGGAGGCCCGTAGCATATTCCATCGCCAAATTACCGCAATCGAGCAGCATTGGGATGCTGTCTGTAAAGAGGCCGGGTTGAATGAGGTGGATAAGAAGCTTCTTTGGAGACGGCAGTTTTTAAACCCTTATTCGGTTGAACTATAA
- a CDS encoding helix-turn-helix transcriptional regulator, producing MPKSITRTYSQYSKDAATLLGAFIREARKERNLTAQELADRAGISRGLLQRIEKGNLKCEIGAVFEVATIVGIKLFEADGNALTKQLLHTKEKLALMPKSVRKKSKKVNDDF from the coding sequence ATGCCAAAATCTATCACACGCACCTACTCACAATATAGCAAAGATGCAGCAACCTTGCTCGGCGCGTTTATTCGAGAAGCACGGAAGGAACGTAACCTTACTGCTCAAGAATTGGCGGATCGTGCTGGTATTTCCAGAGGGCTGCTCCAACGGATCGAAAAAGGCAACCTCAAATGTGAGATTGGTGCCGTTTTCGAAGTGGCAACCATTGTTGGCATCAAGCTGTTTGAGGCTGATGGAAACGCGTTGACCAAACAGCTTCTTCACACAAAGGAAAAGCTTGCGCTCATGCCAAAGTCTGTTCGTAAGAAGTCAAAAAAGGTGAACGATGATTTCTAG
- a CDS encoding carbohydrate-binding family 9-like protein, with the protein MTRQHQDEVYKDSCVEFFFTPGINPDIGDFNLEMNCGGTMLFHFQPEPRKNRVILPEKACKAIPVAHTLPEIVDPEITAPMLWEVAYAIPFDLLENYCPVARPEPGTVWRGNFYKCADSSSHPHWLTWAPVDYPVPNFHLPASFGTIVFE; encoded by the coding sequence GTGACCCGCCAACACCAGGACGAGGTATACAAGGACAGCTGTGTGGAGTTCTTTTTTACGCCGGGAATAAATCCGGATATCGGCGATTTCAATCTGGAGATGAACTGCGGCGGGACCATGCTGTTTCATTTCCAGCCCGAACCGCGAAAAAACAGGGTCATCCTTCCTGAAAAAGCGTGCAAAGCCATTCCTGTGGCACATACGCTGCCCGAAATCGTTGACCCTGAAATAACAGCGCCCATGCTTTGGGAGGTGGCCTATGCGATCCCCTTTGACCTGCTTGAAAATTATTGCCCGGTTGCAAGACCCGAACCTGGAACTGTGTGGCGCGGCAATTTTTATAAATGTGCTGACAGCAGCTCGCACCCCCACTGGCTGACTTGGGCGCCGGTAGATTACCCCGTTCCCAATTTTCATCTGCCAGCCTCCTTTGGCACGATTGTGTTTGAATAG
- a CDS encoding alpha-amylase family glycosyl hydrolase, which translates to MIGANRNPKNGDTTFRVWAPNAGQVDVVGDFNDWQPNLNTLSSTGNGYWEGEIKNLNAGDKYKYVLHNEKPKFRIDPATRETLDSRTNNVDNYGMITTIDTSSHDFNTPDFNDLIIYQCHVGSLCGRNDNMHRDNWTSTFVDVGQKLQYVKDMGFNVIEFLPVQEFQGDRSWGYNPSFYFALESAFGTPRELKALVKRCHDMGLAVIFDVVFNHISNVHSSFWEFDDCREEHKGIYLSDFNTPWGPAPAFWKQEVKDFFYENLKMYFDEFNADGLRFDATRYFEKNKGWDNDGWRFMQYLTYRSKQAYPSKYLIAEHIGDHDSIVNSAGFHGTWTKTPYECVKDALNKNDSVNNLKKAIGTNLGHGQNYAYSWNLIKYLLGSHDECGDMDNGAKNHRYYVEYFGGRENWYAKAKARMAWALNVAGQGTPMMFMGNECNMHGYWHDGKDTHGDHRFDWNLTGDLTGLAMRKLVSHANRVRWDHPSLRSGMLHVTHEDHDNHIIAFKRWNHSGDVILVVVNAGDANFQNHSYGVKTEQAGLWSQVLCTQDKAYGGWDGAGNAYHEPWTQADGHIYINIPKWSVLLFKLKAMG; encoded by the coding sequence ATGATAGGGGCAAATCGAAACCCAAAAAATGGGGACACGACGTTTAGAGTTTGGGCACCCAATGCCGGACAAGTTGATGTTGTCGGCGACTTTAATGACTGGCAACCGAATTTAAATACGCTGTCGTCCACCGGCAACGGCTACTGGGAAGGAGAAATAAAAAATTTAAATGCCGGTGATAAATACAAATACGTCCTTCATAATGAAAAGCCGAAGTTTAGAATTGATCCGGCCACAAGAGAAACACTGGATTCCAGGACCAACAATGTTGACAATTATGGGATGATAACCACCATCGATACGTCATCTCACGATTTCAATACGCCGGATTTCAACGATTTAATCATCTATCAATGTCATGTCGGTTCATTGTGTGGCAGAAACGACAACATGCATCGTGACAACTGGACAAGCACTTTTGTGGACGTCGGGCAAAAGCTGCAGTATGTCAAAGACATGGGCTTTAACGTCATTGAATTTCTACCCGTGCAAGAATTCCAGGGGGACCGTTCATGGGGCTACAACCCTTCATTTTATTTTGCATTGGAGTCTGCTTTCGGCACGCCCCGTGAGTTAAAAGCGCTGGTAAAGCGCTGTCATGATATGGGATTGGCGGTCATATTTGATGTGGTATTTAATCATATCAGTAATGTCCACAGCTCCTTTTGGGAGTTTGATGACTGCAGGGAAGAACACAAAGGCATATACCTCTCGGATTTTAATACGCCCTGGGGACCTGCTCCGGCGTTCTGGAAACAAGAAGTCAAAGACTTTTTTTACGAAAATTTAAAAATGTATTTTGATGAATTTAACGCCGACGGCTTACGATTTGATGCAACGCGTTATTTTGAAAAAAATAAAGGATGGGATAACGATGGGTGGCGGTTCATGCAATATCTGACGTACCGTTCAAAACAAGCGTATCCGTCAAAATACCTGATTGCAGAGCATATCGGGGATCATGATTCCATTGTAAACTCCGCCGGTTTCCATGGGACATGGACAAAAACACCGTATGAGTGTGTCAAAGACGCGTTGAATAAAAATGATTCGGTAAACAATCTTAAAAAGGCCATCGGCACAAACCTGGGACACGGCCAAAACTACGCGTATTCATGGAATCTGATCAAGTATTTATTAGGCTCCCATGATGAATGCGGGGATATGGACAACGGCGCCAAAAATCATCGTTATTATGTCGAATATTTCGGCGGACGGGAAAATTGGTATGCCAAGGCAAAAGCCCGGATGGCCTGGGCGTTGAATGTCGCAGGCCAGGGAACCCCGATGATGTTTATGGGCAATGAATGCAACATGCACGGATACTGGCATGATGGAAAAGATACACATGGAGACCATCGTTTTGACTGGAACCTCACCGGGGACCTTACCGGGTTGGCAATGAGAAAACTGGTTTCACATGCAAACCGGGTCAGATGGGATCACCCGTCATTGCGATCAGGTATGCTGCACGTTACCCATGAAGATCATGACAACCATATCATTGCATTTAAACGTTGGAATCATTCCGGCGATGTGATTCTCGTTGTTGTCAATGCCGGGGACGCAAATTTTCAAAATCATTCCTATGGTGTCAAAACCGAACAAGCAGGGCTCTGGTCCCAGGTTCTATGCACACAAGACAAGGCGTATGGCGGATGGGACGGGGCCGGAAATGCCTATCATGAGCCCTGGACCCAGGCCGATGGACACATCTATATAAATATCCCCAAATGGTCCGTACTTTTATTCAAATTGAAAGCCATGGGTTGA
- a CDS encoding ABC transporter substrate-binding protein, whose product MKKICIPILIALIVLGPAFPGTASAQAVVTETDGQGHALTLAQYPERIACLYAFTGHVTAMLGRGDDMVAIVKGLKKDKLLGKIVPQLSSLPVPSAGGIIHIESLIKTRPDIVFLKPETAGIDQEVEKLREFGLPYFSAAYSDMESQMGVIETMGRILNREQKASDFTRYYRQAIARVKAKTDRIPEADKLPVYHAINEPFRTDGPGTLEADWTGACNILNVSVGKGLLEKKRNKRFAGMEQILMWNPEMIIANENQTAKKILSDPQWAPIKAVKTGRVFTIPVGISRWGHPGGLETPLAILWTAKTAYPDLFTDLDLNVEVRQFYRRFFDLNLDDPTIERILSGQGMRTTQKN is encoded by the coding sequence TCGTCCTGGGCCCGGCCTTTCCCGGCACAGCATCAGCCCAGGCGGTGGTAACCGAGACCGACGGCCAGGGCCATGCTTTAACCTTAGCGCAGTATCCTGAACGAATCGCCTGTCTCTATGCATTCACAGGCCATGTCACGGCCATGCTGGGCCGGGGTGACGACATGGTGGCCATTGTCAAGGGACTGAAAAAAGACAAGCTGCTGGGAAAAATCGTTCCGCAGCTCTCATCTCTTCCGGTGCCGTCTGCCGGGGGCATCATCCACATCGAGTCCCTGATTAAAACCCGGCCTGATATTGTATTTCTAAAACCTGAAACCGCAGGCATTGACCAGGAGGTTGAAAAACTCAGAGAATTCGGCCTGCCCTACTTCTCAGCCGCCTATTCAGATATGGAAAGCCAGATGGGTGTGATTGAAACCATGGGGCGAATCCTGAACAGAGAACAAAAGGCCTCGGACTTTACCCGCTACTACAGACAGGCCATTGCCCGGGTAAAGGCAAAAACCGATCGGATACCAGAGGCGGATAAACTACCGGTATACCACGCCATTAACGAACCGTTCAGAACCGACGGCCCCGGCACCCTTGAAGCCGACTGGACAGGGGCCTGCAACATCCTCAACGTATCCGTGGGCAAAGGCCTTCTTGAAAAAAAAAGAAACAAACGATTCGCCGGCATGGAACAGATTCTCATGTGGAACCCTGAAATGATCATTGCCAACGAGAATCAAACCGCAAAAAAAATTCTATCCGATCCCCAATGGGCCCCCATAAAGGCCGTAAAAACAGGCCGGGTCTTCACCATCCCGGTGGGCATTTCCAGATGGGGCCACCCAGGCGGCCTTGAAACGCCGCTTGCCATTTTATGGACCGCAAAAACCGCCTATCCGGATCTGTTTACCGATCTGGACCTGAACGTCGAAGTCCGTCAGTTTTACCGGCGCTTCTTTGATCTGAATCTGGATGACCCGACCATTGAGCGTATCCTTTCGGGACAGGGTATGCGCACAACTCAAAAAAACTAA